One Brassica napus cultivar Da-Ae chromosome C2, Da-Ae, whole genome shotgun sequence DNA window includes the following coding sequences:
- the LOC106367540 gene encoding RNA-binding KH domain-containing protein RCF3-like — protein MERSRSKRNYHYDQDYDGDSIARSKPRFNNNYGGGGGNNRYRGGGVNGRPSKSHPETMATTTYRVLCHDAKAGGVIGKSGSIIKSIRQHTGAWINVHELVPGDAERIIEISDNRRRDPDGRMPSFSPAQEALFSVHDRILESEPQFGAEDEEDYGGVRAGGGRVVTRLVVSKLHVGCLLGKGGKIIEQMRIETKTHIRILPRETNLPRCVSLSEEIVQIVGEAAAVRNALAIVSSRLRESQHRDRSHLQGRVHSPERPFSPADDYIPQQRRQSSDRFHFRNNSFSSRQSNYAEEEAPVGENVQPFYAEELVFRILCPVDKIVKVVGEAEGIVDLLQNEIGVDVRVSEPVAGSDEQIITISSEEAPDDQLFPAQEALLHIQTRIVDRVPDEDNIITTRLIVSSRDSVCLEGKAGSVSEISRVTGASVKILPREEMPRCVSINDVVVQIAGEIRAARDALVELTLRLRSHMYRELSQKETPPASTSTTGPLEGVAGVIEVASSNNTTQSREGLSIAPQYKESGGPVAKVGESEQRDEVPNTASRMSVPLVTRSTLEVVLPDQVIPKLVTKSRNKLAQISEWSGASVTLVEDRPGETQNVIRISGTPEQAERAQCLLQGFILSIQDDGP, from the exons ATGGAGAGATCTAGATCGAAGAGGAACTATCACTACGACCAAGACTACGACGGAGACTCCATCGCAAGGTCCAAACCTCGCTTCAACAATAACTATGGCGGCGGAGGAGGTAATAACAGATACCGCGGCGGCGGAGTAAACGGCCGTCCATCAAAGTCCCACCCCGAAACCATGGCGACAACGACCTACCGCGTCCTCTGCCACGACGCCAAGGCGGGAGGCGTCATCGGCAAATCAGGATCCATCATCAAGTCCATTCGACAGCACACCGGAGCCTGGATCAACGTCCACGAGCTAGTTCCCGGAGACGCCGAGCGCATCATCGAGATTTCCGACAACCGCCGCCGCGATCCCGACGGGAGGATGCCTTCGTTCTCCCCCGCTCAGGAGGCTCTGTTCAGCGTCCACGACAGGATTCTGGAGAGCGAGCCTCAGTTTGGGGCGGAAGATGAGGAGGATTACGGTGGAGTGAGAGCCGGAGGAGGGAGGGTTGTGACGAGGCTTGTGGTTTCGAAGCTTCATGTGGGTTGCTTGTTGGGTAAAGGCGGCAAGATCATCGAGCAGATGAGGATTGAGACCAAGACTCATATTAGGATTTTGCCCAGAGAGACTAACTTGCCTCGTTGTGTTTCCTTGTCTGAAGAGATTGTTCAG ATTGTAGGTGAAGCAGCTGCAGTCAGAAACGCTTTAGCTATTGTATCGTCGCGTCTAAGAGAGAGTCAGCATCGTGATCGCAGTCATTTACAGGGGCGTGTACATTCACCGGAACGGCCTTTTTCACCTGCTGATGATTACATCCCACAGCAGAGAAGACAATCGTCAGATAGGTTTCACTTTAGGAATAACAGTTTCAGCTCTCGCCAGTCCAACTATGCAGAAGAAGAAGCTCCAGTTGGTGAGAATGTGCAGCCTTTCTACGCTGAAGAGCTTGTGTTCCGGATTCTATGTCCTGTTGACAAGATTGTTAAGGTTGTTGGGGAAGCAGAAGGTATAGTAGATTTGCTTCAGAACGAGATTGGCGTAGACGTGAGGGTATCTGAACCTGTTGCTGGATCTGATGAGCAGATAATTACCATTTCTTCAGAAGAG GCACCTGATGATCAGCTTTTCCCTGCTCAAGAAGCCTTGTTGCACATTCAGACTCGGATCGTAGACCGTGTTCCTGATGAAGATAACATTATAACAACTAGATTGATTGTCTCATCTAGAGACTCAGTATGTTTGGAAGGGAAAGCAGGATCAGTATCTGAGATATCACGAGTAACTGGAGCTAGCGTTAAGATCCTACCAAGGGAAGAAATGCCTCGATGTGTTTCCATCAATGATGTTGTTGTACAG ATAGCTGGGGAGATCAGAGCAGCTCGTGATGCACTCGTTGAGTTAACGTTACGACTGAGGAGTCATATGTACAGGGAGCTCTCTCAGAAGGAAACACCACCGGCTTCAACATCCACAACTGGCCCTCTTGAAGGTGTTGCAGGAGTAATAGAGGTCGCTTCATCAAATAACACAACTCAATCCCGTGAAGGACTCTCAATAGCGCCACAATATAAG GAAAGTGGTGGACCAGTTGCAAAGGTGGGTGAAAGTGAACAGCGGGATGAGGTTCCTAACACGGCAAGCAG AATGTCGGTGCCACTAGTTACTAGGAGCACTCTTGAAGTTGTCTTACCAGACCAGGTTATTCCTAAGCTAGTTACGAAATCAAGAAACAAGCTTGCACAAATCAGTGAG TGGTCTGGAGCTAGTGTAACATTAGTTGAAGACCGACCGGGAGAAACACAGAATGTCATTCGAATTTCGGGTACGCCAGAGCAGGCAGAGAGAGCACAGTGCTTGCTTCAAGGCTTCATCTTGAGCA TACAAGATGATGGACCGTGA
- the LOC111202561 gene encoding sulfate transporter 1.1 — translation MAKTNPPDGGGSDANENTFVRHRVARPPKEGLLKEFKSVVQETFFHDAPLRDFKDQTASKKVLLGIQAVFPIIGWAREYNLRKLRGDVISGLTIASLCIPQDIGYAKLANLDPKYGLYSSFVPPLVYAGMGSSRDIAIGPVAVVSLLLGTLCQAVIDPNEHPEEYLRLAFTATFFAGVFEAALGFLRLGFLIDFLSHAAVVGFMGGAAITIALQQLKGFLGIKKFTKKTDIVSVMHSVFGAARHGWNWQTIVIGASFLTFLLVAKYIGKKNKKLFWVPAVAPLISVVVSTFFVFITRADKQGVQIVRHIDQGINPISVGKLYFSGKYFTEGIRIGGIAGMVALTEAVAIARTFAAMKDYQIDGNKEMIALGTMNVVGSLTSCYIATGSFSRSAVNYMAGCHTAVSNIVMAIVVALTLVFITPLFKYTPNAILAAIIISAVLGLIDIDAAILIWKIDKLDFAACMGAFFGVVFISVEIGLLISVVISFAKILLQVTRPRTAVLGKLPRTNVYRNTLQYPDAAKIPGILIIRVDSAIYFSNSNYVRERILRWLREEEEKAKAADMPAIKFLIIEMSPVTDIDTSGIHCIEELHKSLEKRQMQLILANPGPVVTEKLHASKFADEIGEDNIFLSVGDAVAICSPKLAEQQA, via the exons ATGGCCAAGACTAATCCACCAGATGGAGGAGGGTCCGATGCAAATGAAAATACATTCGTTCGTCACAGAGTGGCACGTCCTCCGAAGGAGGGTTTGCTAAAGGAGTTCAAGTCGGTGGTTCAAGAAACGTTCTTCCACGATGCGCCTCTGAGGGATTTTAAGGACCAAACAGCATCTAAGAAGGTGTTGCTCGGGATCCAAGCTGTCTTCCCAATCATTGGATGGGCCAGAGAGTACAATCTTCGAAAACTTAGAGGAGATGTCATATCTGGTCTCACCATTGCTAGTCTTTGTATCCCTCAG GATATTGGATATGCAAAGCTCGCGAATTTGGATCCAAAATATGGACTTT ATTCGAGCTTCGTGCCACCACTGGTGTATGCGGGCATGGGGAGTTCTAGAGATATTGCGATCGGACCAGTGGCGGTGGTGTCTCTTCTTCTTGGCACTCTTTGCCAGGCCGTGATCGACCCGAATGAGCACCCCGAGGAATATCTCCGTCTTGCCTTCACCGCCACTTTCTTTGCTGGCGTTTTCGAAGCTGCCCTTGGTTTTCTCCGGTTGGGATTCCTGATAGACTTTCTGTCACATGCGGCTGTGGTTGGGTTCATGGGAGGAGCAGCCATTACAATTGCTCTCCAACAACTTAAGGGCTTTCTTGGCATCAAGAAGTTCACCAAGAAAACTGATATTGTTTCCGTCATGCACTCGGTATTCGGGGCTGCTCGTCACGGG TGGAATTGGCAGACTATTGTCATTGGTGCCAGTTTCTTGACCTTCCTTCTTGTGGCCAAATACATT gggaagaagaacaaaaaactCTTTTGGGTTCCGGCAGTTGCTCCTCTTATTTCCGTCGTTGTCTCCACTTTCTTTGTCTTTATAACTCGTGCGGACAAACAAGGAGTCCAAATT GTGAGGCATATAGATCAAGGAATCAATCCGATTTCAGTTGGTAAGCTTTACTTTTCCGGAAAATATTTTACCGAAGGAATCCGAATTGGGGGCATTGCTGGTATGGTAGCCCTAACT gAAGCTGTAGCCATTGCAAGAACGTTTGCCGCAATGAAAGACTATCAAATCGATGGAAACAAAGAGATGATCGCATTGGGTACTATGAACGTTGTTGGTTCACTCACTTCTTGTTACATTGCCACTG GTTCATTCTCGCGATCTGCCGTGAACTACATGGCGGGATGCCACACAGCTGTTTCAAACATAGTGATGGCCATAGTGGTAGCTCTAACATTAGTGTTCATCACACCGCTCTTCAAGTACACGCCAAACGCCATCCTCGCAGCAATCATTATATCAGCCGTCCTTGGTCTTATTGACATTGACGCAGCAATTCTCATATGGAAGATCGATAAACTCGACTTCGCGGCTTGCATGGGAGCTTTCTTTGGAGTTGTTTTCATTTCAGTCGAAATCGGTCTCTTGATTTCC GTGGTGATATCGTTTGCGAAGATTCTGCTGCAAGTGACGAGACCAAGAACAGCGGTTCTAGGGAAGCTTCCAAGGACGAATGTGTATCGGAACACTCTACAGTATCCAGATGCTGCCAAAATTCCCGGAATCTTGATCATTCGCGTTGATTCTGCCATCTACTTTTCCAACTCCAACTATGTCCGAGAaag GATTCTAAGATGGTtgcgagaagaagaagaaaaagctaAAGCAGCAGACATGCCGGCAATCAAGTTTCTAATTATTGAGATGTCAC CGGTTACAGATATTGATACCAGTGGTATCCACTGCATTGAAGAACTTCACAAGAGTCTCGAGAAGAGACAAATGCAG TTGATACTTGCAAATCCCGGACCAGTGGTGACTGAGAAGCTTCATGCTTCTAAGTTTGCTGATGAGATTGGGGAGGATAACATCTTCCTTAGCGTTGGCGACGCGGTAGCAATTTGTTCTCCTAAATTGGCTGAGCAACAAGCATAA